The sequence ACAACCATAGCTTGTAAAAGACGGTGATTGCGGTGACAGAAAGGGGGAAGAATTAAGTAGTGTTTGTgtaagtatgtgtgtatgtgtattttcTCTTTTCACCAAAACAAGAATTGCTCTCCTGCTGTGATTCCAGTGGATTcctgggagagagaggaaaaaaatgagGCAGCCTTGAAATGTAGAGATGACACCCATttataaaacagagagagaacctttttgtgtgtgtgcatgcataatgcagtgtgtgtgtgtgtgtgtgtgtgtgtgtgtgtgtgtgtgtgtgtgtgtgtgtgtgtgtgtgtgtgtgtgtgtgtgtgtgtttctttttttgttctgagaatgtctgcatgcatgtgtttagACAGAGCAGGGCAGTGTTACGCATTGTGACACTGCATGCTCTCCTCCTGCCCCCTCCTCACTCGTTCCTTCCTCTTCACTTTATCCCATTTCCAAATGTCTACTATGCTCgctcctccttcccctcctcctttttgtccttcctctcctccttcctcctctgcctcacaCGCTGTCTCTCTGTTAGCAGGCTATTCCAGTcctaacaacaaaaatacatctttgtgtctctctcagCAGCAGTTCTGTTTCAAGGGCAGACAAGGGTATCTGCTCTGTCCCCTCGGGGTTGGTCTCTTCACACATGCTGTTTATCTTGCAGGTCAGTACTCAGTGCAGGTGGTCCACTTCCACCTCCAGAGGAAGCTGGGCTACTACCTCATACAGACCTACATCCCTCTTATAATGGTGGTGGTGCTGTCACAAGTCTCGTTTTGGATTAACAAGGAGTCTGTTCCTGCACGCACAGTCGCTGGTATGCCCCTCGTTTCACCATGGTGTATGCCTGCTTATCAAGTTTGATATTAATATACACCTCCATGAGTGTTTCATTAGTGCTTGTCTTCCCTCAGGGATCACCACAGTGCTGACCATGACCACCTTGAGCATCAGCGCTCGTCAGTCACTTCCCAAAGTAGCCTATGCCACCGCCATGGATTGGTTCATTGCTGTATGTTTTGCCTTTGTGGCGTCGGCTCTTATCGAGTTTGCAGCGGTGAACTACTTCGCCACCCTACAGGCCAACCacctgaagaggaagaaagcCAGACAGGAGAAGCTAGATGTGTTGACCAGCACTACAGAAGATGGAGAAACCATTTCGGTGAGCAGCTGATTTTATGTGTTATTATGTTTTGTTAAATAATCCAAGTTCTAGTCTGTGTCGAAACAGAAAGTTTATTTGTCAAAGgcgctgtgaggagttttcatgttgttttgactCTGGTGACCCCCTTGGATGAAGTTGGTACTGTTTTTCTGGGATGAAGACTGTATATCCTTTgggcaccatcacccactgttgCACAGGTGTGACTCTTGCCAAAGCATTTCTTGTGGAAGCAAATGAATGGTAAACAGATCCTCTTTTTAATACTTTGCTCAGACAACATTTCTTAGGATGCAGTGAGGAGGTAATAAATTTGTAGCGACGTTAAATCATCCTCTGTAACATCACAATGACAGAAACTGCATAAACTCAGATTTATTACTGTTAAAAATAGGTAACCAGATGTATCCGTTTAACAGTACCTGTCACAGTCACAGGGTCCTTATACCGCTCCGGTGTCCAAATGTCTGAATAACATGAATATGCACATGGTTTAACTTGTCTGTTCTCAACatgcagtgaagcattcacgcacggcataaatattaaatcctgttcatagccatttttctcctttaacaagcaaagccctggttgtagaatTTCTCTGTCTGTAACATTActtcagcagaaacacacacttttttgcTTATCCAtctccagtatcagccatgagtacAAAACATTATGTTAAAAGAATTATGTGCtgcaacaaagaaaatcaaagttttttctgaaatgttgaagCATTGCTTGAatggtaattttttttttgtcagaaattGTGTCTTTTCTGTAAAATGAATATGTTCTTCAAGAACACGACTGCAGTGTGATGATAGGATGGTACAGAAGTAAGTGATTTAAACAATAATTCACTGCTTTCTCTGTGATAAAAAGGGTTAGAAAGACATCTTTACTGCAGAATGTTCTGTTGTAGAGAGTCTGATGCAGTGATGTTGATAATGAACAGAAAGTCTGCAGCTCCAGACCTTGTTGTAGAGAGAAATAATCATGGCAGAGATAGGAGGTCTGTTTCTATGCAATTCCAAGCAGTCACCCTTTTTCTCTCATTCCTTGCATTCAGGGCACAGCAGACATTAAATAGTAATATGTGCTGTTTTAGCGCTCTCATCTCCAGCTATATGCTTTATGCTAATACAGTAAGCCACCACAGCGTCCTCCTGGGATCTGTCTCACGTGTAGGGCTCATGGTTAGATGCTTTAAAAATAGCCCCAGTGTGAGAGCAGAGAACAACTTCAGCGCTCTTTCTGCATAATCTCCTCACCATCCTATGGGCATCCAGCGAACTACCTACTAGGTTCTATAGGGATGTTGGCATGCCATTGAGAGAAGGCTCCCATGGGAACCAACATCACTTCCAGGCATATTCAACACTACAGCATGTTCAAACACCAATAATACATGCAAGCCAGAATTCTTTTACACTACCTATCATTCTCTCACAGAGCAGAAAATCAACGCCAACTCACCTCTTCCTGCTTTTCTTCCATCAGTCTGATGGCAGCCCTCAGGAAGGTCTGAAGAAGAGGAACCATTCAATGGCTCGCAGTGAACCAGAAGCTCCTCAAGTGCCGATTTTCCTCCAACAGGGCTCAGCTTTTCCTCAAATACCACAGCTGGCTGGCACCAGCCCCATAGACAAGTACTCCCGCATCCTGTTCCCCCTGACCTTTGCCTTGTTCAACGGGTTCTACTGGTACATCTACCTGGCTAAGGACACCATGGAAAGGGCCAGGTACACTATAGTCccatttatttctctttttacaATCACTTCAATCTGTGTACTGTCAAAAATTtgcaaaaaatttaaaaaaataacactgaatGAAATCCCACACACCACTGTCGTAGTGCTCACTCActaaacaaatgtgtgttcatTCTTGACAAGTAGAGGACCCATCTCCGATTCCTCCCGTTGTACAAAAGTGATACAAAAACCCCCTCACGATGGATGATGACATCTTGCACATTCAGAGCTAGAGTGGCAGGGTAAAACCTAGACAGGTCACCAGTCTATCACGGGGCTTACATTTACATAGACAGAcaaccagacacactcacacctttagagtgaccaattaccCTAAccagcatgtctttggactgtgaaGGAACCTGGAGTACCAGTGGGAACGTAcgcaatttgacccagggcatattaaATTATCTataagtgtcagaaccccaaaaatccaaatacaatttttaaaaatctaattttaactccattactggtccattggtgttctttaattctcacagatcatagttcaatgaggataactcactcgttttttaataaaattcatgttaaaacttttttaaatgtacgttggaaagccctaaatataaatacaatagtttcacatgacatagatttttgttttttttattttcaattttgaatttttttatttttttgaaatgaTGGTGATAAATtcacacgacacctcttctgtcacatgctacctagatttttatgctgcatttagctgttttagaaggcatatattgcctaaaatatactttaaaagAGGTCAGTTTGATCCActacataacaggagggttaaaaaggcAGCTTGAAATTCCGGCTTTTGATAATATTTTGTAATATTTGTAAATATAATTACAAATCCAATGTTaaaactttctctttttttttgatggGCAGTGTCTGTTTGACATAAAAACAAGTCATCCCTGTAGCACgctgtctttaaaaatgtctcatCTCAAAGTTTGACTTAATGAGCTGGGGTTAAGTAATGTATGTATGTTAACTTTACAATAGTATGTTTAATGTATAGAGCACCACGTACATTATCCTATATATTTTCATCCACTGTAACTGGTGTTGATAGCTAAATTAAGTCCTGACATTTCTTACTTGCAACCCTTCTATTATTCAGCAACATTTACATGCAACTGTAAACAACATGTTAAGAGTGTTTAGCACTTCCAGCAGAATAATTATCTCTTTCCACTTTTTTTGttccaaagaaaaagaaaaggtaattTGGAGAAATAAGATAATAATATGAGAAActaaacagaacaaacagaatCCATTTTTAATCTTGCAAACTTAAGGATGTTCTTATCCTGTCACCCTCCATTTCCAGCCTTTATATGGATACACAGTCCTAGTGTGATCACATTTTACAAGTAAGCTTTGTCTTTTGGGgtttgacctttaaccttttgaGTCTTGTGTGATAAGGCAGCAGACTCAAAAAAGGGTTTcatgcaaaatgtaaaaatagcaGAGACATACTTGGAGGGAATCCACATTTCCTCTacaaatgagataaaaaagggACAACGGATGATGGCTATTTATGCACACTTACTTTGTATCTCAAAGAGGCACAGACCTGTCTCACTCTGCTCTAATTATGATAGCTTCAGTGGAACAATAACTACCCACAGTTTTTGTCAAGGACTTTTATCTAGGCAGTAAAGACATCAATAATTTCTAATGCTGAAACAGCCTGGGGAGTTGTAGgcgaataaaaaaaaagaaggaggagagtgATGTTAGGTGGCGTTGTTTCTGCATCGACGCCAGCACTGTGGCTTTTATCATCATCATAGGTTTACAATAGAAAAAGGGGGCCGGCTGCTCAGTTAATTTGAGAAGAAAAGCAAGCATCAATATTTCTCCTCTTTCATATAAGGGTTTACCTGAGGGCTAGTAAAAACCCTAGTCGTTTTAATAACAACTCTGTTTCTCCGTGGGGAGCAGGTCTCACAGGCAAAACAAACCAGAGCTCACTTTGTACATTAAGCACTCACACAAAAAAAGGTGCTATTCACGTCCCTGCTCATAAGTGAGCCACTTATAGAACACAAAGCTCCATGtccaagaaagaaagagagagatccagtgcagaaagacagaaaaagagagagagagagagagagagagagagagagagagagagagagagagagatgtgtgtTATGTAACACTGGGGAGTGCAAATCTGCTCATCATGCTTCTCATGTTCCTGTCAGAGAATTTTTATGCTtgttttgtttataatgttctgCAGAATAATGAGAGAGGCAAGATGGAGAGCGTGAGAACAGCTGCATCTCATCTATTCCCTTTAACATATATTTCTTGCCACAGCTCCAGCTCGGTGCTCATGGAGAAGACACCGAtaggggaagagggagcacatgaATGGTTTGGGTGCTGCAGAGTCTCTGAATgtggaaagagaaaagaggttTCTGTAGCCTCCTCTCACATTTTTGTGATCTGCTGTGTTCTCCTTTTGCAGAGATGTGGATGTTCAAAGCTGAGAGGACCTGGAAAAGGGCACGTGCAGCCGGAGAGACCTTCAGCATCCATCCCGCCTcaactcatcctcctctccgtctctctctctctctctttctctctctctctctctctctctctctctgtatgtgaaCAAGCTCTCAGCAGTCACTCTGCTCTCATCCGACAGAGGAAATGAATCAGAAACTCATTTATTCTCCTGCTGCACATCTATTCATTTCACAGGCTGTGACCACTGCCCACTTGTGTTCTGATCAGTAGCTGAAGAGCCGCCCTTCACAGGGGGcttaaatcactttaaaacatgccatatacacacacaacaacttCTTAGGTTCCCTGGATGGAGACACACGACACACATGAATAATACAACCTATGAATGACACACACttcagacacacatacagaaccagaaacacATCAAAAAGAAGTAGATGATATAATCTATGATGGCTGTAACTGGTGGTGATGCAACAGTGAACCAATGCTTTCAGAAGCCTGCCCTCTACAGAAGCACAGCTCCCACTACAACAAGATCAAAGGCAATTTAGAGGAGGCTTGCATCCCTCCCCAAGGCTTCAGAAATGTACTCAAACCTGAGAAAATGAATCGTGGGGATTGTGTTTTCCATCCCACCTTTCTTGCTCTGGCTCCCTGGTGCTCCCTTTGCATTTTCAGATCCACTGCAGGTCCCCTGAAAACATTGCAGGGGACAGAAGGATTTAATTCACATGGGTGCTGATGATCttaattttctatttttgtacAGATGGTGGATGATGTCTGGGCACagatctctgtttttaaagtatttacttgttttggatGAATTCTCTTTTCAGGCTTTTAACATGTCCAGTagcatgaaaacagagaaataaactTGATGTTAACTTGACATTTTGGTCACTTTAACCCTTTAGTGCATCCTGTTGTTTGACcttgtcagcacacacacaaactcatctGTCATGTGAttatcacaaaaataaaacatgcttcAAATTCACGCCGTTGTTGTTCTTTTCTCTCCTGGCACAAGCGCTTGTTTCTTCATTACGTACAACCACTTGTCCCTTTAATATTTTTCTCTGCAATGGAAACTGCTCATCCACCATCATCAGTCTCCACTCTTTGATCTTGGGCTAGCTGCACGCATGCGCCTCTCATTGGCTCCTCTGCACCGTCTGGAGTAAGTTGGATGTGCGCTCTCCTCACTCGCATCGCCAAACCACCTCAAAAACTGTTGCGATGGGGAGGATCAGGAAAAACCACTTTGggattttgactttttctttaTTAGTGACTTTTGTCTGGACTCAAAGGTAAAACCCGATTTCATTGTCTTTGTCCTTGCATGTCATGTAGCCTGTGTGAAAGCGTGCCTGGCGTGTGATATTAACTAGCTCTTATGCGTTACACCACCTTCTTTTTCTCCCCAGCTCCAAAGATCTCAAAGATCCGAGTAATATgcctctggtaaaagaaacagTGGACAGACTGATGAAAGGATACGACATTCGGTTGAGGCCAGATTTCGGAGGTAACgaagaaaaatggaaaaaagaaaacggGAATGTGATGTTTTCACGCCCTCCTGACGTGCAATACATGTTTAATGAATCGCAAAATCTGCTTTAATTTACATAATCATCCCTTCACAGCCAAATAGGCCCTTCCAATTAGGCTCTGAGAAATGATGAGCATACTTCAGCTGATGAGGAGATGAGACAAGGCTTTTAACGTGATCGATCCTGCTCATCAATGTTTGATTGTCCCactaaaatgattaaattagCAGCATTTAAAACCATGTGCGAGTTAAACATGTaggttcttttttctttctcaggcTGATGATGCTCAAGTCTCCTGTAGGTGGAGGAGAGCGACCTGAGCCCGCGCGTCACGAATTTGTTAAATTTACATGTTGGTAGAATGATACATGTATGTTGTATTAACGCCTCGTTTCGTTTGCAGGTGCTCCAGTGGCAGTGGGGATGAATATAGACATAGCCAGCATAGACATGGTGTCTGAAGTCAACATGGTAGGTGCATCTTCATCATTATTACCCCGCTATATGTTGCCAATTGTGCCTGGCACGGCTGGAATGCCTCTGAAGTGGGCTACTTATCACGGGTCAGTGTGTGTAATCATGTGTGTTTGAGGGAGAGAGGGTTTGGATAATGTGAGCCAGGTTGAGGCGAATACACGaggtgaatacattttttttggtgtggtgaaaaaataatttgaaaaaaaaattggaaggCTTCCGTCCCCAAACACATCATCGCCATCCTCCTCTCAGTCTCCGCATTTGCAGCTCTGGTTGGTTGGTGTGTTGCTGCTGCATTTGaattcaaaacacacactcactggcGCACTCGGACGCACAGTCCCGGCTGCGCGCGCGGAGggctgcatgcatgtgtgagtgtgtgtgtgtgtgtgtgtgtgtgtgcttctccTGACTGCTTCACGTTGTCAAGCCTCGGTGGTGTAATTTTGTTGACAcgcacccccctcctcctcttcttcctcttcttcttcctcctctctcctctcaatGCAGTTTCCTGCAAAATGAATAAGTccaccctcctcttcttcatatTCTTCTTCAAACTGGCattaattgtttgttttgtttttttgctctgttctctgttgatttttttttcgaGGCCTTTAATTTGGTATCCAATCCCACCATCACAAGCGTGATGATCTTCCCCCTACTTGTCAGATGACGTAAGCAGTTTGTTGGTAATAAATGTCGGGTTTCACAGCGTTGTAAccaagaaaatgtaaaaaaaaaaccaaaaggCTTGAGCTGGGTGTGTGGATATGAAGGTTTGTGTGACTTGGGGAGGACAGGGGAAAAGTTCAGCAGCCCTTGCAAGAGAACCACCTATTGATCCGTgtgacagagaggcagacagatcTACAGACAGAAAGTCGAGCTCCTCTGCATTGaatctgttgtttgtgtgtgcaataGCTGGTTCTCCTCATGTGTTTGTGGGAGcattcaaataaatattaagCACTGCCATTGCAGAGAATCCAGAGTGTGAGAAAATATCGTTTACAACACAGCCTCTCCGTTGAGCAACATAATAGTCTGTTATATAAGAGACGTAAAAACAAGTTTGCCAGTAGAAATGGAAGGAGATGTGTTTTCTATTATTAATTGAGCCATTTTTAAGTGGATGTCAGGTTTGGATTTGGCAGCCTGTCAAACGTGTGTAGGTCATTTTAAGCTTCACTCAAGAGTTTTCAGCACATCAACACAGATGCGGGTGTGAGTTTTTGCTTTGGATAGGAGCGGTGCTGAATGGTCCGAGCGTTTCCTTTGATGGGAATGATTTATTTTGGTGGAGGATGCAGCCAGAACGGAAGTGCCTTGGGGGTCCGGGGAGATTTGAAATAGAAAcccctctccgtctctctttttcctctccttctctatctctctttctctctctctttctccctcctccatccttCCCTCCCACCACTTCAACTAGATCCCTGGCTGTGACTCTGGGCTCAGCAGCCATGTAATCCACCTCTGCCTTGCTCCAAAGGGTTATCTTACTTAAGAACTAGGCATCTATGCAGGCATtcatctggaaaaaaaacactgcttcgtacatccatgtgtgtgtgcgtgtgtgtgtaacccAACACAAAACTGTGCACAAACAGTGAATGGCGGCTGACGTCATGCATCTCCCCGTGGCTATGAGCAAGCGTTCATCTCGTTTATTTCTCAGGAAAGCTCTCCCTGCCATATCTACACAGgcaaatttagaaaaaaatgtaaaaaaaacaacaaaacaaaaccaaaacatccCAAGACCTCTTTCTTGTGTTGTTACCTTTTGAAAAATCTTTCCAGAGACTTATATAACAAAGtcggattctcctcctcctcctgctttcttcCCGTCCAGCAGCCTGAGCTACAATAGAGGACGAGATTGATCTGAGAGAAATCAATAATATCACCGTGCAGCGTGATCACAAGGATGGAGCTGGTGACCTGTGGATGAGGGGCCGCTTTGATCTCCCTCATCAGGGCAGCCTCTTTTAAGATTAAAGTGtcaagaaggaaaaacaacaagaggagaggagagaggatggagctgGTGGAGGCAGTGAAGATGAGGGTGGGAGAGAGGTGAAGGTTACTCTGATCAGTTTCCACATCTCTCATCAACAGTGGAGGCCTAGAACTTCTGTAGACCTTTTGTTCCCACAAGAGAGCTTCAGCCATGATCCGTTTGGCCCCTCAAATACAttttccatttcttcttctgcttaagTGGCTTCAAGTTGGGGAAAAAATCATTGTATGTATAGCCTGAGCCTTTACTATTCTGATTCTTGATCTGCCTGTTTTCAAGCTACTGACTGAGGGAAAGATACACCCAAGATGGCCACCTATCTtctttgcatcttttttttttaaatattcctcAAATTTCTGCTTCAGATTTTGAAATCTTAGAAAAATGTCAGACATCTGAAAAGGGACATCTTTTCAATTGAGTAGATTAGTTCATTTTAGTTGGTGTGTCATGAGTCTGTGTCAGCTGGCCTGGTAGTGAGGGCTTCAGTGGAGGATTGGGTGGTTAAAATCAGACTCTTCTCTCTATGTGGACAGTTCACCAACTGTGAAGTACAGTCAAAATTTGAGGAAGAAATCAAGTTGTGtaacttaaaaataacatgATGCCAAATTTGTGTCCATGTTAGGCTGGCTCCCAAAGCCAAGGAAACCCTGTTAAAGCTCACATtaaaacttctatttttacaccatcctgtttacagcctggttccaaaaacaCTTCTGGTTTCTTTACCTCAtttttgttgtcatttattCTGGAGTGACGATATTTCATAACTCACTTATTTTGATTATGCTAAGGCTAAGAGGTCCTGGGATAGGttgtacccatagactgtataaaatatggacgtagtatctgtgacgtaacccatctgttcctgagcgctgttttgaagccaatccacggtggcagccatattggaaatgcggaactcaaccaggcagagtgtgacatgaAGGGGCGGAGttagagcctcctagccaacagctatgtgttcccttttgggagtcaagtcagtcatgtccttatttgggcaaaaactcgtaatcttaatatcttctgaaccgtcgcgttagaaaaaaattcaccccccgcacagtgtgtgccattagagcaattagcttcatagggccaagccgttttttgaaccaggctgtaaacatgtttattaatgctgcaaagatcatcttttttaaattggtgtctatgtggtttccggtgtttctgcagccagcctcaagcggattcttgatgtattgcagtttataccacttctgcatgggcttcatagtttgagatctgaggttgccgcttggttgtaccCTGCTTTCCGCCCGATGTCAGCTGGGAAAGGTTCAGTTGAAAGTTGGTCTGTTTCACACAGTCTTTGGCATATTCAGTGTGTTAGGACTTTTAAGTTTCAAGATGCAACATAtctttcaattattttcttcaTCACCTCTGCTGTTACAAATcttgaaaagaggaaaaatgtcCTTCATGTTCCATAAAGtcctggggcctcatgtacaaagggtgGGTACGCACAAAAATGTGACGTACGCTCTTTTTTGcggcaaagttcagatgtatgAAGAGTGAAATGACTGTGGAAATATGCAGTGCCtcacgccaacttcatggctggtGTATGCACTTTTCTACAGCTGTTGGTCCTTGCGCACAAATTCATACATCTGGAAATTTTTGTGCGTACAAcgttttctggatttgagcgtacgccatgtttcagCAGGAAATCCATACAAGTCTTTGTAAATGAGGCCCCTGATGTCTTGTGTGTTGccaaaaacaatgtaaaaaaaggGTCAAATTTCAGGGAAACCCAGAAAGAaaactcattttaaaaatgtttgactgTTTCCTTTCTGTGCTCAAGCGCATGactaaaatgtttaaacttAAAGAGGAAAATGAAGAGAATGAGTGCAGAGTCTGTTTCATGTAGATTCAATCTGGGGAACCTTGAGGTGCAACCTGAAGATAAAAAAAGTGTGTAGAAATGAAAACACTCTTAGAAAAAGTTTTATTACATACAATGGTTAAAGCAGCACAATGGTTCAGATGTTTTGACCCTACAGGCTGGGGTAGAAAAGACAATAATTTTAGCTTGATTCTGGTGCGTCTGAGTTGATTCCCCAGAAAAATTACTATTTTGTGTACAATCACTCCAGTGTAGGCAGCATTTTGCACCTGTAGTGTTTGACCCTGAAGGTAAATTGAGTAATTTCCTGTCAGAAGGGATAGAATGTGACTGGATTTAAAGTCAGTGTTTGTGAGCGGCCTGATGTCATGGCAGTGAGCAGGTTTTGGTTACAGACAGCTGCTCGCTCCTATAATTAAAAGCAGGACTGCCTCTGGTGGAGAATGAACTCTGCATTTTGGTCCGGGCTGATTAAAGCCATTGTGGCATTTTTCTTCTGCTCTGACATGAAGGGCATGATGGTTTTTGAGATGGCGTCTGGGTACATCCTGAGATTTCTAGTTTTCATTTCTCATTATGTGATGTGCACTTTTGAGGCATGTGTACGTGCCATGATggagtcttcttttttttttttgtaaatatgcattGTCGTGTGATCCACAGCGATGGCCCGTTAAGGCTCAAAGGTCAGCCGTGTTGTCGGGCGATAAAAACGAGCAGGTCAGTCAGCAGCAGCATGGACGACGCCTTCCCTTCATGACATTACAATTGTGCTATTGAGGGGGAAGTGTCCTCCGAGTCCAAGGTGTGACCACACATCCTGGCTGGGTGGGCTCTGCTGACTCATGGAGGAGGGGTTAGTGCAAAATATAGCACAGATATGATATCAGGGCTGAGACCCCCCCATCCCCCAGTTTATCTCTGTCTGTTCAGCGCTCTCATCTCCCTTCATCACTCATCTCACTCTCCTAGCAGCTGgacatacatttgcatattactgtttgtttttgctgaaatcacAGATTCAGGAACCAAACTCTGGTTACAGTGCATTAAAAAGTGTTGTGCACACACAGCCAGTGCAGCTTATTAAATCCAAGTCATGTGTGAGTAAGTGTTGTCCCAGCGATGCATCAGTGCTGCATAATAACATCCCCTGCATACATCCATATGTTGAGCTGCAATATGCACTCCAAGGCTGCAATAAGGAGGGAGGTAAATGAGTATTTTCTCTCTTCGTCTCTGCTTGTTAATTACATGTAAAATACCTGAGGTTGGTGGTTGTTAAGAGGCACTGCCTGTACTATAATACTGCTCTCTGAATGTTAATTAGCTGGCTGTGAATTAAAAGATTTAAACAAACCAGCTGTGGTGGCTTCTGGGATGGAGGAATTAGTGGGGCGTGAGTGTTCCCTTTATTACGATCATTATCCTGACAGGCGCTGGTTTTCTTTACATGAGTAAGGGGATCTGGCTGTCAGATGACagaaggggggagggaggggaggcgAGGAGAGGGGGGTCGGTGGGTCGGTGGATGACCAGAGGGAACCCGGTGCAGGCCCCCTCGACGTCCTTGCGTGTCCGTGTCAGAGACGCAGAGCGTCTTGTGTCTGTGAATTAGCAACCATTTTGATCTTGTTTGTCCAAACGGATCCTGTTCCATTTTATTTTCAGCTTGTGGAAAATAagcttgtgttatttttactcAGTGTTGCCATGACAACgcagcctttttctttttctttttctttttttttttggcggATCTAGGGAAGTCAAGGAAAAGCAAATAAGGCCTCCTTTTTTCTCTGGGCTTCTTCATCATTTATAACTCAGGTGGAGGTTGTTCAGTCTTTGAAGAgaagtcagatttttgttggATTTGAATTTTGTGGAAGTTTTAGCTTTGACTGATGCTAAGGGGATCCAAACATATTCATGATAAACACAGTTAACGTTTATTTCACACCTGTAGTATGATAATTTTTTCAAATTGCAGATTGATCTTGGAATTTGTAAACTGTTTCAAGAAAAGACTGTCACAGTTAATTAGAGATACCTCCACATCTCTCATTTTTCTCAACTCACTGACTTAAATCAAAAAGAATTcagttta is a genomic window of Notolabrus celidotus isolate fNotCel1 chromosome 8, fNotCel1.pri, whole genome shotgun sequence containing:
- the gabra6a gene encoding gamma-aminobutyric acid receptor subunit alpha-6a; the protein is MTVLQLTVVTFICWISLGYGNEKVFSDNITRILDRLLDGYDNRLRPGSGGGVTEVKTDIFVTSFGPVSDVEMEFTMDMFFRQMWVDERLKFEGPTEILRLNNRMVDKIWTPDTFFRNSKKSISHNMTTPNKLFRIMQNGTVLYTMRLTISADCPMKLIDFPMDGHACPLRFGSYAYTSSEIIFTWRKGPIASVDCPSESISLLQYDLVGQTLSSEIFRSNTGQYSVQVVHFHLQRKLGYYLIQTYIPLIMVVVLSQVSFWINKESVPARTVAGITTVLTMTTLSISARQSLPKVAYATAMDWFIAVCFAFVASALIEFAAVNYFATLQANHLKRKKARQEKLDVLTSTTEDGETISSDGSPQEGLKKRNHSMARSEPEAPQVPIFLQQGSAFPQIPQLAGTSPIDKYSRILFPLTFALFNGFYWYIYLAKDTMERARDVDVQS